In Anthocerotibacter panamensis C109, the sequence CCAGGAGAGGCTGCATCCATTCCTTTTCAATATCATTTTCGATCATGGCTTCCATGGACTTGTCCTGGTCTACCATCGTACAGACCCAGCAACCGAAACGGGAGCTACCACAACTGGGGGTGCTGGTATCGACGACGAGGGGGCATTCGTTGTCAGCACTGGCACTTTTGTACATGGTACGGAGGCTGCGGTTACTGACGCCCCAGGGATTGTGGTTTGTCATGAGGTAGGTCCAGACGGCTTGGTTACTCCAGGCTTCGATGGGGCTGTAGACCCAGGATCGGGGCAGACTGGCATTGGGGCTGAGGCGGTCTCGGACTCGGCCTTTTTCGAGTCGGGTCATGGTGGCGGAGCGTTTGGCGCTTTCGGCTTTGCGGGTACCCAGGACTAAAATGACCTCGCCGTGTGCGCGGACGACTTCGCGGATGAAGCGGTTGGAGGGGTGGATCTTAAGTCGCTCGGTGCACCAACGAAATTTGTTGCGGGGGGCGGGATAGCCTCGACCAATCAGGTTGACCCAAAAGGTGTCTTTGAGATCGGGGTGAAGGAGATGGGTTTGGAAGGGGAGTTTCTGGGCTTGGGCTGAGGTACGGATCAGTTCTAGGGAAGTGCGGACCCACTTGGCGACAATGGGGTTCTCTACCAGGGTATCAGTGGTGATGACGTGGACGGGCTTGGTGCGCTGTTCCACGGGCAGTTTCTCCAGGGCATACCAGACCAGTTGTAGGACGGCGGTGGAATCTTTACCGCCGGAGTATCCCACGACCCAAGGGGCTGAATCGGCACGGTAAAGCTCCAGGATCTCAGCCATGAAAGTCTCTCTGTCCCTGGCTAGGCTGTCTACATCAAGACTGAGCGGGCTCGTCTCTG encodes:
- the dndC gene encoding DNA phosphorothioation system sulfurtransferase DndC; the protein is MLALLNRSDTLPGDVPDSSETSPLSLDVDSLARDRETFMAEILELYRADSAPWVVGYSGGKDSTAVLQLVWYALEKLPVEQRTKPVHVITTDTLVENPIVAKWVRTSLELIRTSAQAQKLPFQTHLLHPDLKDTFWVNLIGRGYPAPRNKFRWCTERLKIHPSNRFIREVVRAHGEVILVLGTRKAESAKRSATMTRLEKGRVRDRLSPNASLPRSWVYSPIEAWSNQAVWTYLMTNHNPWGVSNRSLRTMYKSASADNECPLVVDTSTPSCGSSRFGCWVCTMVDQDKSMEAMIENDIEKEWMQPLLDIRNNLDEKHDWDRRDSRRMNGNVQLFKHKVDGEEVVEPIPGPYLREWRERWLRDVLSAQTQIRKQGPSDVRDITLISPEELSEIRRIWREEKHEFNDSLPQIYRETTGEIFKDPRQIINDSLLGTDEWKVLEEVCANNTTDFELLAKLLGTERQFLTTSRRNKVYDALEKCLETHGRSKDEAISHAHQKWELKKAALEGDVETVKKLI